A genomic region of Trifolium pratense cultivar HEN17-A07 linkage group LG3, ARS_RC_1.1, whole genome shotgun sequence contains the following coding sequences:
- the LOC123917132 gene encoding 40S ribosomal protein S9-2 produces the protein MVHVSFYRNYGKTFKKPRRPYEKERLDAELKLVGEYGLRCKRELWRVQYALSRIRNNARNLLTLDEKNPRRIFEGEALLRRMFRYGLLDETQNKLDYVLALTVENFLERRLQTLVFKSGMAKSIHHARVLIRQKHIRVGRQVVNIPSFLVRVDSQKHIDFSLTSPFGGGRPGRVKRKNLNAAAKKASGGAGDEEDED, from the exons ATGGTTCACGTCTCGTTTTACCGCAACT ATGGTAAAACATTTAAGAAACCTCGTCGTCCCTACGAAAAGGAACGATTAGATGCTGAACTGAAACTCGTCGGAGAGTACGGACTCAGGTGTAAGCGTGAATTATGGAGAGTACAGTATGCCCTCAGTCGAATTCGTAACAATGCTAGAAATCTTCTTACTCTTGATGAGAAAAATCCAAGAAGGATTTTTGAAGGTGAAGCATTGCTTCGAAGAATGTTTCGTTATGGATTACTTGATGAAACTCAGAATAAGCTTGATTATGTTCTTGCTCTTACTGTTGAGAATTTTCTAGAACGTCGTCTTCAAACTCTTGTTTTTAAATCTGGTATGGCTAAGTCTATTCATCATGCTAGGGTTCTCATCAGACAGAAGCATATTAG GGTCGGAAGGCAAGTTGTGAACATCCCCTCTTTCTTGGTGAGGGTTGACTCTCAGAAGCATATTGACTTTTCACTTACAAGTCCATTTGGTGGTGGACGTCCTGGAAGAGTGAAGCGAAAGAACCTCAACGCTGCTGCCAAGAAGGCTTCCGGTGGTGCAGGTGATGAGGAGGATGAGGATTAA